The following proteins are encoded in a genomic region of Gossypium hirsutum isolate 1008001.06 chromosome D05, Gossypium_hirsutum_v2.1, whole genome shotgun sequence:
- the LOC107914061 gene encoding uncharacterized protein isoform X2 — MLLRNRREIQIKQMRRDIAKLLETGQEATARIRVEHIIREENMMAAQEILELFCELIAVRLPIIETQRECPLDLKEAISSVCFAAPRCADLPELLQVQMLFASKYGKEFVSAASELRPDCGVNRQLIELLSIRVPSPEVKLKILKEIAEEHELEWDPAATESEFFKPHEDLLNGPTNLETGSKLPPPVEKHDEAFTSAANRAQTEQPDSDSDFDPLDFPQVPNVSLKPSTNAASAPVTNPLSSAAPEPEIDHSSRHSGASRHVLQMSPLEPDMTQEHSLTKESTMPNDPAGAKENKQFLPFISSPPVSASPISERPSDPTPAILKTNSEANIDLEDVLAAAQSAAETAERAAAAARAAASLAQVRIAELTQKRNGQVNEGSSENNFHTNIPHQPASMENPSFDHLHSFTYPIDASYSLDSNTVRQDQENKGFEAADVPSVSKSKEGLDSPVSRDDALEQEQHQQLPQRLPSMNDDYLYPNLFGSGDSFKRT, encoded by the exons TTATTAAGGAATAGGAGAGAGATTCAGATAAAGCAGATGCGCCGCGACATTGCCAAGCTTCTTGAGACTGGCCAAGAAGCTACTGCTCGAATTCgg GTGGAACATATAATAAGGGAAGAGAACATGATGGCTGCTCAGGAGATCCTCGAACTGTTTTGTGAGCTTATTGCCGTCCGGCTTCCGATCATAGAGACTCAAAG GGAATGTCCTCTAGATTTGAAGGAAGCAATATCTAGTGTTTGTTTTGCTGCACCAAGATGTGCCGATCTACCAGAGTTGCTGCAGGTTCAAATGCTATTTGCTTCCAAGTACGGGAAGGAATTTGTATCAGCTGCATCTGAGCTGAGGCCAGATTGTGGTGTTAATCGTCAG TTGATAGAATTGTTATCTATACGTGTTCCTTCACCTGAAGTAAAATTGAAGATTCTGAAAGAAATTGCTGAAGAGCATGAGTTGGAATGGGATCCAGCTGCTACTGAGTCTGAGTTTTTCAAACCACATGAAGATttattg AATGGCCCAACAAATCTTGAGACTGGGTCTAAGTTACCCCCTCCTGTGGAGAAACATGATGAAGCATTCACTTCTGCCGCTAATCGTGCCCAAACCGAGCAGCCTGATTCTGATTCGGACTTTGACCCATTAGATTTTCCTCAAGTTCCTAATGTGTCATTGAAGCCAAGCACTAATGCTGCATCAGCACCGGTAACTAACCCACTGTCATCAGCTGCTCCAGAACCTGAAATTGATCATTCATCTAGACATTCTGGAGCTTCAAGACATGTGTTACAAATGTCCCCTTTGGAGCCTGATATGACGCAAGAACATTCATTAACCAAAGAAAGTACAATGCCCAACGATCCAGCTGGAGCCAAAGAAAATAAACAATTTCTGCCATTCATTTCTTCTCCACCCGTATCTGCTTCACCAATTTCTGAAAGACCAAGTgatccaacacctgcgattttgaAAACAAATAGCGAGGCCAACATAGATCTGGAGGATGTTTTAGCTGCTGCTCAGTCAGCTGCTGAAACTGCTGAGCGCGCTGCAGCTGCAGCTCGGGCAGCAGCAAGTCTTGCACAAGTCAGAATTGCCGAACTTACACAGAAAAGGAATGGCCAGGTCAACGAGGGTAGCTCTGAAAACAATTTTCATACAAATATCCCTCATCAACCAGCTAGTATGGAAAACCCGagttttgatcatctacactcttTTACCTATCCCATTGATGCTTCGTATTCTTTGGACTCCAACACGGTACGTCAGGATCAGGAGAACAAGGGATTTGAGGCAGCAGATGTTCCTTCAGTGAGCAAATCTAAAGAAGGTTTGGATTCACCGGTTTCCAGAGACGATGCACTTGAACAAGAGCAGCATCAACAACTGCCGCAGAGATTGCCGTCTATGAATGATGATTACTTATATCCAAACCTTTTTGGATCTGGTGATTCTTTTAAACGTACATAA
- the LOC107914061 gene encoding uncharacterized protein isoform X1, which yields MDSFFNKGFKAAKCKTLLKLTIPRIKLLRNRREIQIKQMRRDIAKLLETGQEATARIRVEHIIREENMMAAQEILELFCELIAVRLPIIETQRECPLDLKEAISSVCFAAPRCADLPELLQVQMLFASKYGKEFVSAASELRPDCGVNRQLIELLSIRVPSPEVKLKILKEIAEEHELEWDPAATESEFFKPHEDLLNGPTNLETGSKLPPPVEKHDEAFTSAANRAQTEQPDSDSDFDPLDFPQVPNVSLKPSTNAASAPVTNPLSSAAPEPEIDHSSRHSGASRHVLQMSPLEPDMTQEHSLTKESTMPNDPAGAKENKQFLPFISSPPVSASPISERPSDPTPAILKTNSEANIDLEDVLAAAQSAAETAERAAAAARAAASLAQVRIAELTQKRNGQVNEGSSENNFHTNIPHQPASMENPSFDHLHSFTYPIDASYSLDSNTVRQDQENKGFEAADVPSVSKSKEGLDSPVSRDDALEQEQHQQLPQRLPSMNDDYLYPNLFGSGDSFKRT from the exons CAAAACTTTACTGAAGTTAACGATTCCGCGGATAAAGTTATTAAGGAATAGGAGAGAGATTCAGATAAAGCAGATGCGCCGCGACATTGCCAAGCTTCTTGAGACTGGCCAAGAAGCTACTGCTCGAATTCgg GTGGAACATATAATAAGGGAAGAGAACATGATGGCTGCTCAGGAGATCCTCGAACTGTTTTGTGAGCTTATTGCCGTCCGGCTTCCGATCATAGAGACTCAAAG GGAATGTCCTCTAGATTTGAAGGAAGCAATATCTAGTGTTTGTTTTGCTGCACCAAGATGTGCCGATCTACCAGAGTTGCTGCAGGTTCAAATGCTATTTGCTTCCAAGTACGGGAAGGAATTTGTATCAGCTGCATCTGAGCTGAGGCCAGATTGTGGTGTTAATCGTCAG TTGATAGAATTGTTATCTATACGTGTTCCTTCACCTGAAGTAAAATTGAAGATTCTGAAAGAAATTGCTGAAGAGCATGAGTTGGAATGGGATCCAGCTGCTACTGAGTCTGAGTTTTTCAAACCACATGAAGATttattg AATGGCCCAACAAATCTTGAGACTGGGTCTAAGTTACCCCCTCCTGTGGAGAAACATGATGAAGCATTCACTTCTGCCGCTAATCGTGCCCAAACCGAGCAGCCTGATTCTGATTCGGACTTTGACCCATTAGATTTTCCTCAAGTTCCTAATGTGTCATTGAAGCCAAGCACTAATGCTGCATCAGCACCGGTAACTAACCCACTGTCATCAGCTGCTCCAGAACCTGAAATTGATCATTCATCTAGACATTCTGGAGCTTCAAGACATGTGTTACAAATGTCCCCTTTGGAGCCTGATATGACGCAAGAACATTCATTAACCAAAGAAAGTACAATGCCCAACGATCCAGCTGGAGCCAAAGAAAATAAACAATTTCTGCCATTCATTTCTTCTCCACCCGTATCTGCTTCACCAATTTCTGAAAGACCAAGTgatccaacacctgcgattttgaAAACAAATAGCGAGGCCAACATAGATCTGGAGGATGTTTTAGCTGCTGCTCAGTCAGCTGCTGAAACTGCTGAGCGCGCTGCAGCTGCAGCTCGGGCAGCAGCAAGTCTTGCACAAGTCAGAATTGCCGAACTTACACAGAAAAGGAATGGCCAGGTCAACGAGGGTAGCTCTGAAAACAATTTTCATACAAATATCCCTCATCAACCAGCTAGTATGGAAAACCCGagttttgatcatctacactcttTTACCTATCCCATTGATGCTTCGTATTCTTTGGACTCCAACACGGTACGTCAGGATCAGGAGAACAAGGGATTTGAGGCAGCAGATGTTCCTTCAGTGAGCAAATCTAAAGAAGGTTTGGATTCACCGGTTTCCAGAGACGATGCACTTGAACAAGAGCAGCATCAACAACTGCCGCAGAGATTGCCGTCTATGAATGATGATTACTTATATCCAAACCTTTTTGGATCTGGTGATTCTTTTAAACGTACATAA